The Salinivibrio kushneri genomic interval ATTAAACTCGCCAACGCGTATCACCCACCAAAAAAGCCGCGATTAATTCGCGGCTTTGTTATTTTCATTCGCAGCAGGCGTAAAACTGCGCCTATGCGTTGCTATCGGCGGCTAAATAGGCGCGCACTGCCTCTAAGTCAGCTTGGGTATCAACGCCATGCGGCGGCGTCTGTGTGGCAACGGCTACATGGATCTTCTCGCCATGCCATAGCACACGCAGTTGCTCCAATGACTCAATCTTCTCCAACGGGCTCGGTGTCCAGTGGATGTAACGGCTGATAAATCCTGCACGATAGCCATAAATACCAATGTGCCGCAGCAATGCTTGCGGGATCTCAGGTGATTCAGCCTCGAAGTGGGTGCGATCCCACGGAATCGTGGCGCGGCTAAAATACAGGGCAAACCCTTTTTGATCCGTCACGACTTTGACCACATTGGGATTGAACACTTGCTCTTGGTCATCAATCGCAACCGCCAAGGTGGCCATCGGTGCCTGATCATTCTGACTGAGGTTCTCCGCCACTTGACCGATTACCGCAGCGGGGATCAAGGGTTCATCGCCTTGCACATTAACGATAATATCATCATCAGCAAAGCCATAGCGTTCAACAACCTCGGCCAAGCGCTCAGTGCCAGACTCATGGTCGTCACGTGTTAAACACACTTCTCCCCCAAAGGCTCTGACCGCCGCCTCAATACGCTGGTCGTCGGTGGCAACAATCACCTGAGTGGCACCCGCCGCTTGGGCGCGCTCATAAACGTGTTGGATCATTGGCTTACCGGCGATATCAGCCAACGGTTTACCCGGCAAGCGGCTCGAGCCAAACCGCGCTGGGATCACCACATAAAACGGGCTCATCCCTGGACCTCTTCCAATGACATATCACGAGCTTCTGATTCAAGCAGCACGGGGATACCATCAATAATGGGATAAGCGACACGATCAAACTTACAAACTAACTCATTGTTATCGCGTTGATAATAGAGTTTGCCCTGGCATGATGGGCAGGCCACAATTTCAAGCAGACGGTGATCCATAGCGTTCCTTTATTTTTTATTCGCGTTTGTTTGCAAACGTTCTATCTTGGCGAGTACGGCCTGAGCTGCCTCGTCAGGCAGCCGCGCCTCTACCGGTAAATACCACCAGTTATCTTGGGCGATCCCTTGGTATTTTACCGCATCTTTTTCTGTCATCAGTAAATGTTGCCCCTTCTTGCTCAAGCTGTCCAGCTCGTCGGCGTTGAGGGTTTGATGATCGTTAATCCCTTGGCTA includes:
- a CDS encoding Trm112 family protein; this translates as MDHRLLEIVACPSCQGKLYYQRDNNELVCKFDRVAYPIIDGIPVLLESEARDMSLEEVQG
- the kdsB gene encoding 3-deoxy-manno-octulosonate cytidylyltransferase, translating into MSPFYVVIPARFGSSRLPGKPLADIAGKPMIQHVYERAQAAGATQVIVATDDQRIEAAVRAFGGEVCLTRDDHESGTERLAEVVERYGFADDDIIVNVQGDEPLIPAAVIGQVAENLSQNDQAPMATLAVAIDDQEQVFNPNVVKVVTDQKGFALYFSRATIPWDRTHFEAESPEIPQALLRHIGIYGYRAGFISRYIHWTPSPLEKIESLEQLRVLWHGEKIHVAVATQTPPHGVDTQADLEAVRAYLAADSNA